In Mangifera indica cultivar Alphonso unplaced genomic scaffold, CATAS_Mindica_2.1 Un_0026, whole genome shotgun sequence, the sequence AGCTCGCTTCGAAACCACCCCtagttatcatataattaagtattattttattcttaattcaaaattatcatattatttgatgataGATATTGAATGTGTAttaatttgtgtacataaaataagtacgcatagttttattatttacaaaaatgatagaataatgaaacaataaaactatatacacaatttttatatacaaacaaagatatgttatcatataactagatattattttatctttaatttataactatctaattacatgatgacacatcattatttgtatgtaaaagttgtatatataacactactcaTAATAAAATGTCCACCCAATAATGTATTCATGGtaaattttgaaacaataagGCAATGTGTATACAATTTGggtatacagatgatgtgttatgatgtgattgaaagattttgaattaaagaaaaaataatatttaatcatataatgatatattatttgtgtatccaaattatatataaaaagtgtgaacacataatattgctcttagaTGAATAAAAAGAGGCAGCTAGATTGAGGGAAAggaaggaaaaatattattttggtttCAGGACTAGCTTTACTGATTTGGTGTATGACCACCAAGGCTCATACAACATAACCATTATACGGATCTTCATAAAGCAACATTGACTATGAAGATGGCAACACTGGAAGCCAATTCTCCAGGCCTTCGCTTTATTCCTCTCCCTTGTCTCTTCCATCTTAGTTAATCTGGGTTATCAACTTATTCAAGTTTTGTATGTAAACATGCAAATAGAAGAACTCACTTTGCTCACTTAGTGTCCTTGGAGATGGGAATGTTAATGGAACCCCACATTTTCCAGGTAGAGATGAATTCTTAagcttttcttttctattcttttcATTGAAGAGAAACATGCCATTTTCTGGTTGAAACCAACTTGGGAATTCATGCTGTTATGTTTTCTGCTACTTGAAATGATTCAGAAAACATGTCATCTTGATAAATGTTGGACCGTTCATTAGCATCCTCCATATCTCACACTAGCAAAAGATGAGTCAAGGAAAAGCAGAAGCATTTTATTCATCTACCTGGAAGAAAACAGCTCACTCTGATTATGTAAGTTTATTTTCAACAAGTGATGATCCTCGAGCAGGTTTAAACATGTAATACCCAACTtaattaaataagtatttatgGTTTATTGATTATCCTATATTAATTTGAGGATTAATGCCAATCTTAAGAGTTTATTGATCACTTTATGACAATGAGTTAAATGGGTTTCTGTTGTTTATTTGTTCAACTCCTCTTTGTTGAATAATGAAGTATAGGAATAATACCAGTGACAAGTAAATCCGAGAGAATCATGGAGACTGACTTGAATTTCATAGCATTTGATCATAGACTCTATCCACTTCctaaattttaaaggttaaacTTCTTTCTCCAGACATTTTGACACTTACGGGGGTGATATAATTTTCCCAATCTCCCACCACCCCTTTTCAGAGCTTTTTACGATTTTTGACATTGAAgcacagttttattttttattgaacgTTTTAACTTGGTTCAGAGTGACAGTAGATGATCCATATTCagaataaaaaatgttgaaCTGGTACAGGCACCATAATCAAATGCATTTATTAAGTAGTTGTCTACGATGGGGAAACCAGTTATCACTACCCTGATAGCATAAACCAAGTCTTACATTCAGTAAAAAGTCTGCCAAGGCAAATAGCAACAATGATTCTTTAACATGTTCAGAAAAAccagaaaacaaataatattaaaacttaagtcCAGACTTAGTTATCTACAATACCCCAAAAAGGTCTCAGCTTGGTGGATGGAAAAATACTCCTGTGGGCAGATTCTCAATGCTGATGCTGGTTTCCACCCGGCATGTTTGTATTGCCACCTGGGTTGTAGCTGTTCTGGAACTGTGTGTTTGGACCATTATGGTAGGCAGGACCAGCATTCTGATGTACACTCCCCGGCATGTTACTGGACCATCCTCCTGCATTTGGTGGCATTCCTCCCATGTTGCCAGTGTTGTTAGGCTGGGGTGGCATTCCTCCATAGTTGTTGGCCGGGGGCACTCCTCCATAGTTGTTGGCCGGGGGAACTCCTCCATAGTTGTTGGCCGGGGGCAATCCTCCATAGCTGTTGGCTGGTGGCACTCCTCCATAGCTGTTTGCTGGTGGCACTCCTCCATAGCTGTTTGCTGGCGGCACTCCGCCATAGTTGCTTGGTGGCGACATTCCTCCATAATTGTTAGGTGGTCCTCCCATGTTGCTAGGTGGCATTCTCCCCACACTGTTGGGAGGCATGTTGTTGGGAGGAGCCATGTTGTTGGAAGGAGGCATGTTGGGAGAAGGCATGTTGTTGGGAGGAGCCATGCTGTTGGAAGGAGGCATGGCGCTGTTGGGTGCAGAGTTCATCATGCCCTGGTTCTGAAAATCTCGATTCTGCATGTTCTCCCTTCTTCTCTCGAAGTTTCTTGATCTATCAAAGTTACGAGGTCTATCGTTCCGCCGATTTCGCTCATTTGCTCGAGCATTGTTCCTGATCCATTCTTCGTGATACTTCGGGTCATAAGGAACTGCTTGCCCATTAATGAAAGGTTCCCCTGCACAATCATGAATAATACTAAGAATTATGTGAATAATGTATTCTACGGCAGGTTCCCTAAAGCTAAGTTAAGCAAGGTAAATGTAAGGGACAAACATCATAATAAATGCAGAAAAACATTTCCATGCCACCTCATAAAAAGCATGGGTTACCTCCATAGTCTTTATTCTTAACATCCAAATATGAATCTGGGAGAACCCATCGAACTCGAGGCAATTCTGTTATTAATCAGAGAAATGTCAGTGACATCTCAATAAAAACAGCAGAAATTactaatttaagaaaaaaaataattattatacctTTGATCTTGTATGAGAGCTCCTCAGAAACCAAGGCCCCAAATGCAAAATAGCACCGAGTTGAAACTGAATAGATCTTCATCCTTGCTTCTTCTTCACTattagagaaagaagaaacaatagaaacaatatAAAACAATGAAAGCTTGCAAGATAGAGATTTGCAACAAATAGGAGAAAACATTCACATCCTAAAATTTGGAGATCAATGTTACAGGGCAGAAGAGTGCATATCATGTCAACAATAAAATGCTAACAGTCATCAATATTCAACCTTTATCAGAAAGATCAAATTACTAACTTCATCATACAAAATTGGATTCATATTCATGTTCAGAAGGATGACACTATTTTaaaatgtgaagaaaatatTAGGTTCcttcacaaaattatataagagACGTATATAAAATTTCCAGAGATAACCTTGAAGatcataagttaaaagttttttttgtaATCACCATCATCGGTAATAATCAGAGTTTGTCTTCAGAGATTATGTCATTAATTTACAGAGAAAGACCAAACATCCATTGTTCACACACATTATCACCTTCACATATGGCATCGAAAAACTCACATTTCTAGTCAATACTAAATTACCCTTTCAACTTATGGCTTAGTATACACAATTTAATCGGAAATATCAACAAGCACAAAAgcaataataaacaaataacacAGTGCAATAATATTATTTCCATGTCatggaaaattttgttaaaaacttAGAATCTAACCTGCCGATGACCATGGCTAGGGTTTTGATATAGCTATCAATAATCTCATCCCTAGTCGGATTTCCTTCAGGCGGCTCCATAACCACAAGCCAGTGCTCAAAGTCACACCCATCAAGCAGAATCGTTTCTTTGGGAGGCCGGTTCGACCAGTTGGGATTAGGATCATTGAGCGAGGACGAGGTGGCGCGTGTGGCCAAGCCGCGAGTGGGAGAAGCGATGGTGACAAAGCGGCCGATGTTGACGGCGGCCAAAGGGCGAAGGCGGTTGAAGAGAGACAGGGAGAGAGAAGGAGAGGACTTGAGCGGATGAGAAGCGAAAGAGAGAGAACAAAAGGAGCGGGAGAGAAGGGCGGTTAGGGCTTTGGCAGTGGCGAGCTTAGAGAAATGGGTCGCCATCTCTCTAAAACCCTAGGAGAGAAATCGAGAAATTGTTTGAAGAGAAACTGGTGGAAATGAGGGTTTATGGGTACGATTTTATAGTGAGAGGAATGATAATGTTAGGCAACACTTCTCAGCCGTTGATCACTTTTAGGATGACGATATCCGCTCGATTGCgctaattttaaaagcaaaaattagtgaattacattttcccacccaaggttctACCAAAACACTGTTCATCCAAAATCAACTTTGTATTACGAAAAATCTACCTTAGAAAGgaaaatcatcaattttatttcctaaaatataaaaaaaaaaaattaaaaatgttgtttAACCATATGTCACGTTAGGAAAAGTCTACCAATCTTTCCCATGTTTCAACTCATTGTCTTCTTCACAATAACTTTTTTGTCTAACTATGACattataattatcagtatcttatgatacataatacatattttacaatatgatacgatataaataaaaaataatacatataataaaatatatcgaattaatacgatacagtaaatatattatacaataagatatatattaccGATACAGATTAATAcatctttttagagaaaataatgatatgatataagtatatataaaaaaattttaaattttcaaagatatttgtaattttttaaaaaataatgatgtgtcaatttgaattttttattaatttatgaatattttattcttttattcttttaaaactacatcatacgatataatatacgatacaaaaaattaagttttttatctatAACATGATACATGGTTCGACAATTATGCAATGACACCCCCCCTAAATGAATACCTTATAGATTTTCCAATTGATAAACCTAGAAAATTCATG encodes:
- the LOC123206176 gene encoding multiple organellar RNA editing factor 8, chloroplastic/mitochondrial-like, yielding MATHFSKLATAKALTALLSRSFCSLSFASHPLKSSPSLSLSLFNRLRPLAAVNIGRFVTIASPTRGLATRATSSSLNDPNPNWSNRPPKETILLDGCDFEHWLVVMEPPEGNPTRDEIIDSYIKTLAMVIGSEEEARMKIYSVSTRCYFAFGALVSEELSYKIKELPRVRWVLPDSYLDVKNKDYGGEPFINGQAVPYDPKYHEEWIRNNARANERNRRNDRPRNFDRSRNFERRRENMQNRDFQNQGMMNSAPNSAMPPSNSMAPPNNMPSPNMPPSNNMAPPNNMPPNSVGRMPPSNMGGPPNNYGGMSPPSNYGGVPPANSYGGVPPANSYGGVPPANSYGGLPPANNYGGVPPANNYGGVPPANNYGGMPPQPNNTGNMGGMPPNAGGWSSNMPGSVHQNAGPAYHNGPNTQFQNSYNPGGNTNMPGGNQHQH